The DNA segment CTTCAGCATCAACAATTATGGCGCTTTGGGGGGTTCGTCCATGAGTTTCCAAATCAAGAACATTGTCCTCTACAGTCATAGTGGTGCTATTCGCACTATTCAGCTCATTCCTGGAAAGCTAAACATCATTACGGGTTCGTCCAAAACTGGTAAGACGGCTCTGATAGCGATTCTGGAATACTGCTTTGGTTCATCAGAGTGTCGCATTCCTGAGGGTATTATACGCAGATCTGTCGCATGGGTCGCTGTCAAGCTGGCGGTTTCCGAGGGTGAAGCGTTCATTGCTAGGAGAGTGCCTGCCCCGGGACGCAACTCTTCGTCGGATGTCTATTACACAGTCGGGACTCAGGTGGCAATACCGCCGGCGGACCAATTGATACAGACCACTAATGCTGATGCACTTCAAGGATTACTCACTGCTCACGCTGGCATCGGGGACAACCGCCATGATCCTCCGCCTGGGCAAACGAGACCTCCTTTACAAGCGAATATCAGCCATGCACTCATATATTGCTTGCAACACCAGACAGAGATTGACAGTAATCAGCAGCTTTTTCATAGGCAGAGTGAGCCGTTTCTACCTCAAGCTATTAAAGACACCATTCCATACTTTCTTGGAGCCGTTGACGATGATTATGTCGCACGCTTGGCGGAGTTGAGGCGATTGCGTCGGGAAATGCGAGCAATCGAGCGGCGGCTTGAGGAATACAACGCAGTAAAGGGCGAAGGTTTTTCTGTTGCGCAGGGACTCTTCTCCGAGGCGAAAGACCTTGGATTGCACTCTGATCAAGAGGATCCGCAAACGTGGGATGATCTTCTTGAGGCACTCCGCCTGCTGTCCATTGCCCCGTCCCCACCCGAAGAACAGCAGATTAGTGACGAGGGAACTGAGTTCCGAAGGTTACAGGGTGAAAGAGAGGCAATAGTCCGAGAGTTACGAGTGGTTCAAGATCAACTTGAAGCCGCAAAGATGCTGAGTTCGGATCGTATTGGGTTTTCTCATGAGGCTAGTGCTCAAGTGCTTCGCTTGAAGAGTATTGAGCTGTTTGAAGCGAGTAGTGAAGAGGAAGGACCATCAATCTGCCCACTGTGTCAGACCGAGCTACAGAGCAATGTTGCGCCACCTACCGTTAATGAAATCCGGACATCTCTCGCTAGGCTAGAAGAAGAGGTGCGGCAGGTTGAGGACCACGCACCTCAAATGCAAGCAGTGATCACAAAGCTTGAGGAAAGAGAGGGAAATCTCAAGTCTCGACTTCAAAACAACCGGGAAACGCTTGATGCAATTCAAAGAGAAAACACGAGACTTCAAGAATTTCGCGATCGAAATGCCAGAAGAGCGCATATCATCGGAAGAATCAGCCTTTACCTTGAGAGTGTCCCTCCAGTAGAAGACCATAGTAACCTTCGAAGCCAGCTTTCAGCACTACGAGAACAAATTGACTCGCTCGAGCAGGAGCTGAGTGATGAAAAGATAGAGGAACGAGTTCAATCAGCGTTGTCGATTATGTCCCGCCACATGAGTCAGTGGGCAGAAGAACTCCAACTTGAGCACGCAGAATTCCCACTCCGTCTAGATATTAGCAAATTGACTGTTATTGCCGATGGTCAAGATGGACCAATCCCGATGAATCGAATGGGTAGCGGCGAAAACTGGGTGGGATATCACTTAATTGCACACTTTGCTCTGCACCGACGGTTCGTGTCGAAGAGCCGGCCTGTACCGCGTTTTATCTTTATAGATCAGCCATCTCAAGTGTACTTTCCTGAAGACGAAGACTGGCAGCGCCGGGAAAATGGGACAGTTGGTATCAGTGAAGATAGACAAAAAGTCGAGCGGATGTTCAAGCTTTCTTATGATTTCGTCAACGAGTTTGATGGTCAGTTCCAAATTATCGTTACGGATCACGCAAACATAAACCAGCAATGGTTCCAAGACTGTGTAGTTGAGAGATGGCGCGAGGGGAGAAAGCTCGTTCCTCCAGAATGGGATGTGACTCCAGACGAGAATCACTCCGAAGGGTGACGAAATCTGTGGCCGATAATCCAACGATACTTAACCACCGAACATACTTGTTATGGCGAGGAGAATGTCGTGTGTTTAGGTAGTATGTTGCCTGGTCCTTCCTGAAGGCTACCTTGGAGCTATCGTGATTGTTGTTTCTATCTGAAATTATCTGCTAATCTTAGCCCCAGTTCTACTAAGATCATCATAGAGCGCTTGGTTCAAGTAGAACCAGACTTAAGTTGTTTGTTGTGTCACCATAATGACTCTAATAGGATCAGCCATCCACAAGTCGATTTGTTTTTCAATTGCGATCTTGTCTTCCCCGTATCGTATACGAGAAAGCTGAACAATGGCATCACGGTGACTTTCTCTGATAGCCGTCTCCGGCAACGTCTGGGCGCTGAAGGCGTCAGTCGTTCTTCCGTTGATTGAGAGCTTGACGTAGATATCATATGCGGCCAGCGATTGCAGGTCTGAGGCCCTGAATGTGGGCCAATATTCGCGTTCCAGGTATTCTCCGTCCTCAGCGCCTATTCTAAAAGCCATTATCGTTCCCACGTTGCCGAATATGGCTGATTTGAGCTGTAAAGGTAGCTGGGCGAGGTATTGGTGCGCCAAGACTAAATGAAGGCCAAATTTGCGCATTTCAGAGAGAGTGTGGGAGAAGTTGTCTGATGCGAAACTCTGAAATTCGTCAATATACACAGTATATGGCTTTCTCTGGCTTTGCGGCGTATCTGACCGAGACATGGCCGTCAAGAATAGCTTGGAGACGATCAGCGACCCCAGAAGGCCGGTGTTGTCCTCTCCAAGCCGTCCTTTGGCCAGGTTCACGATCAGAATCTTGCCAGAATCCATTACCGAGCGGAAATCAACCTTGTTTTGGACCTGTCCGAGGATATTTCGCATCACGGGCACTGATAGGAACTGACCAACCTTGTTCTGGATTGGGGATATTGTTTCAGTC comes from the Candidatus Zixiibacteriota bacterium genome and includes:
- a CDS encoding Plasmid-like protein codes for the protein MSFQIKNIVLYSHSGAIRTIQLIPGKLNIITGSSKTGKTALIAILEYCFGSSECRIPEGIIRRSVAWVAVKLAVSEGEAFIARRVPAPGRNSSSDVYYTVGTQVAIPPADQLIQTTNADALQGLLTAHAGIGDNRHDPPPGQTRPPLQANISHALIYCLQHQTEIDSNQQLFHRQSEPFLPQAIKDTIPYFLGAVDDDYVARLAELRRLRREMRAIERRLEEYNAVKGEGFSVAQGLFSEAKDLGLHSDQEDPQTWDDLLEALRLLSIAPSPPEEQQISDEGTEFRRLQGEREAIVRELRVVQDQLEAAKMLSSDRIGFSHEASAQVLRLKSIELFEASSEEEGPSICPLCQTELQSNVAPPTVNEIRTSLARLEEEVRQVEDHAPQMQAVITKLEEREGNLKSRLQNNRETLDAIQRENTRLQEFRDRNARRAHIIGRISLYLESVPPVEDHSNLRSQLSALREQIDSLEQELSDEKIEERVQSALSIMSRHMSQWAEELQLEHAEFPLRLDISKLTVIADGQDGPIPMNRMGSGENWVGYHLIAHFALHRRFVSKSRPVPRFIFIDQPSQVYFPEDEDWQRRENGTVGISEDRQKVERMFKLSYDFVNEFDGQFQIIVTDHANINQQWFQDCVVERWREGRKLVPPEWDVTPDENHSEG
- a CDS encoding conserved hypothetical protein (Evidence 4 : Unknown function but conserved in other organisms), with translation MENQDITILGETNYRNQRERFGIKDHDRQRHVYVVGQTGMGKSTLLLNMLVQDIQRGKGVALIDPHGDLAEQLLDHIPQRRMTDVIYINPADTEYPVGINLLDGDKSAGRHLIASHLVDIFKKIWSDSWGPRLEYILRNTLLALLECAGHTLLSIPRLLIDPEFRAAVLSRVQDPVVRTFWQVEYELYPKVFRTETISPIQNKVGQFLSVPVMRNILGQVQNKVDFRSVMDSGKILIVNLAKGRLGEDNTGLLGSLIVSKLFLTAMSRSDTPQSQRKPYTVYIDEFQSFASDNFSHTLSEMRKFGLHLVLAHQYLAQLPLQLKSAIFGNVGTIMAFRIGAEDGEYLEREYWPTFRASDLQSLAAYDIYVKLSINGRTTDAFSAQTLPETAIRESHRDAIVQLSRIRYGEDKIAIEKQIDLWMADPIRVIMVTQQTT